From a single Silene latifolia isolate original U9 population chromosome 6, ASM4854445v1, whole genome shotgun sequence genomic region:
- the LOC141588442 gene encoding uncharacterized protein LOC141588442 → MKKPNLTDDERHRVIRMLFESCKNGKSEHGKMNEVATIFNVTRKSIYSIWTATKKQRMEHIPINRTTLKRLGKAIGHSSSTCHRWVKEGLIKSHTNSIHPALSQDNKFIRLHFVMGKLVFDRLLRCVMFKDMSHIIHIDEKWFYMTNPKCRYYIGSNEALPYRSCKSKRYITKIMFLAAVSRPTYKENGEVLFDGKLGIWPLLIKNQQRGKVRIQVQVL, encoded by the exons ATGAAGAAACCAAATCTCACTGACGATGAGAGGCATAGAGTTATCCGTATGTTGTTTGAGAGCTGCAAAAATGGAAAATCTGAGCATGGTAAGATGAATGAAGTAGCCACCATATTCAATGTCACAAGAAAAAGTATATATAGCATTTGGACAGCAACAAAAAAGCAGCGTATGGAGCACATACCCATCAAT AGAACCACCTTAAAGAGGTTGGGAAAGGCAATAGGGCATTCATCTTCTACCTGCCATAGATGGGTTAAAGAAGGTTTAATTAAATCTCACACAAACAGCATACACCCAGCATTAAGTCAAGACAATAAGTTTATCAGGCTGCATTTTGTAATGGGGAAATTGGTCTTTGATAGACTGTTAAGGTGTGTCATGTTCAAGGACATGAGTCATATTATCCACATAGATGAAAAGTGGTTTTACATGACAAATCCAAAGTGCAGATACTATATAGGCAGCAATGAAGCACTTCCATATAGAAGTTGTAAGAGCAAGAGATACATAACCAAGATTATGTTCTTGGCTGCTGTTTCAAGGCCCACATACAAGGAAAATGGTGAGGTTCTATTTGATGGGAAGCTTGGCATATGGCCATTACTTATCAAGAACCAGCAAAGAGGAAAAGTAAGAATACAAGTGCAGGTACTATAG
- the LOC141588441 gene encoding uncharacterized protein LOC141588441, which yields MANDQSLTLEATKALSLKFREEDLIDEDALFHDKEDGEILKGVESIFSQSKPETCQANGKHIWGIDVIEVAINEERDDDSDEHISLQGSDNDEVDPYNTFNEVVDLKGPICWLARSRVKQMIYGNDKDQYAKVWEYASAIQKYNPGSSSFVVCGGIDRPPFYFKIMYICLHACKKGFKEGFRPIIGIDGCHLKGVFPGMCLVAVGKDGNNNIYPIAWAVVEVENTEAWRWFLELLNHDIGKEDGGGMTFMSDRQKGLLDALRTVVPKEEVRYCVRHIWANFKLNYSGQVYKDALWNAARATTEADFNYHMDGIKSLSNEAYEYLKAIPPQHWSRHAFGTQAKSNMLLNNLCESFNSVLKEVRDKPILTHMEWMRRYVMKRNFDKREGVVNYKGKVMPYVSKYLKWARKEVRYNKVLPSEVGVSEVVYKGEPITVNITEKTCACRHWDITGVLCPHTVATLMKARLNPEDYVDEAYTKAKYIKAYEPVVAPMPGVKHWAKTNLPEPLSPPMRNMPERPSLKKRRKEPGEGGGRFVNRPKKSHNCSHCSQPGHTKKTYKNPPAPPKQPGRPKSSNPWTTEQRNNAAKRRATPTTAPTTSTSTAPSAAPTTSASQPLVIATQSGQC from the exons TTTAGGGAGGAAGAtttgattgatgaagatgctTTGTTTCATGACAAAGAGGATGGGGAGATACTAAAGGGTGTTGAAAGTATTTTCAGTCAGTCTAAACCTGAAACTTGTCAAGCTAATGGGAAGCATATCTGGGGTATTGATGTCATTGAAGTTGCAATCAATGAAGAGAGGGATGATGATTCTGATGAACACATAAGCCTTCAGGGCTCAGATAATGATGAGGTAGATCCTTACAACACTTTTAATGAAGTTGTTGATTTGAAGGGGCCAATT TGCTGGTTAGCAAGGTCTAGGGTGAAACAGATGATTTATGGTAATGacaaagaccaatatgctaaggtTTGGGAATATGCATCAGCTATTCAGAAGTATAACCCAGGTTCCTCCTCATTTGTGGTGTGTGGTGGTATTGATAGGCCACCTTTTTATTTCAAAATAATGTATATTTGTCTCCATGCTTGTAAGAAGGGATTCAAAGAGGGTTTTAGACCTATAATAGGGATTGATGGGTGTCACTTGAAAGGTGTTTTCCCAGGTATGTGTCTTGTGGCAGTTGGCAAAGATGGGAATAACAATATATACCCTATAGCTTGGGCTGTTGTTGAAGTTGAAAATACTGAGGCATGGAGATGGTTCTTAGAATTGCTTAACCATGACATAGGCAAAGAGGACGGAGGGGGTATGACATTCATGTCAGATAGGCAGAAGGGGTTGCTTGATGCCTTGAGAACTGTGGTGCCCAAAGAAGAAGTGAGGTACTGTGTCAGACACATTTGGGCTAACTTTAAGCTCAATTACAGTGGCCAAGTGTACAAGGATGCCTTATGGAATGCTGCAAGAGCAACAACAGAG GCTGACTTTAACTATCACATGGATGGTATAAAGTCATTATCCAATGAAGCTTATGAATATTTGAAGGCCATACCCCCACAACACTGGTCAAGGCATGCCTTTGGGACTCAAGCTAAGTCAAACATGCTACTTAATAACTTGTGTGAGTCTTTTAATAGTGTACTGAAAGAAGTGAGAGATAAGCCCATCCTAACTCATATGGAATGGATGAGGAGATATGTAATGAAAAGAAACTTTGACAAGAGGGAAGGTGTGGTCAATTATAAGGGAAAGGTTATGCCTTATGTAAGTAAGTACTTGAAATGGGCTAGAAAAGAGGTCAGGTACAATAAGGTATTACCTTCAGAGGTGGGTGTATCTGAGGTGGTTTACAAAGGAGAGCCCATTACTGTCAATATCACTGAAAAAACATGTGCATGTAGGCATTGGGATATCACTGGAGTGCTATGTCCTCATACAGTGGCAACTCTTATGAAAGCAAGGCTGAACcctgaggattatgttgatgagGCATACACTAAGGCAAAGTACATCAAAGCTTATGAGCCAGTTGTTGCCCCAATGCCAGGAGTGAAGCACTGGGCCAAGACTAATCTGCCTGAACCTCTATCCCCACCCATGAGAAATATGCCTGAGAGGCCATCtctgaaaaaaagaagaaaagaaccTGGTGAAGGTGGGGGCAGATTTGTGAACAGGCCAAAGAAGTCACATAACTGTAGCCACTGTAGCCAACCAGGTCATACCAAGAAGACCTACAAGAACCCACCAGCCCCTCCAAAGCAACCAGGAAGACCAAAGTCCTCAAATCCATGGACCACTGAGCAAAGGAACAATGCTGCTAAAAGAAGGGCAACACCAACAACAGCTCCAACAACAAGTACAAGTACAGCACCATCAGCAGCTCCAACAACAAGTGCTAGTCAGCCTCTTGTCATTGCAACCCAATCAGGCCAATGCTAA